In Lentibacillus amyloliquefaciens, one DNA window encodes the following:
- a CDS encoding TetR/AcrR family transcriptional regulator, translating to MSTTRKDIQRARMWRYFIEAAVDVIENEGIRNVTIRKIAGHAGFTSSTAYNYFRDLSHLKFFASMRFTADYIEDLPAYMNKGTNTIEKWLYAWKCFCIHSFEQPEIYSVIFMEDLGSTPEEFLDEYYRIYKEDLIGLPEAIKPLVMEHSFAKRSATYIQSAVDEGMLAQKDVNFAADITLMIWKGMINTVLNKRRDFSKEEASEKTLLYVYESVIHLIPPEKQSEIHVDLKL from the coding sequence ATGAGCACCACTCGGAAGGACATTCAACGAGCGCGTATGTGGCGTTATTTTATAGAAGCCGCTGTAGACGTGATAGAAAACGAAGGAATACGGAATGTTACGATACGTAAGATAGCCGGCCATGCCGGTTTTACCAGTTCAACAGCCTATAATTATTTCAGGGATTTATCACATTTGAAATTCTTTGCCTCTATGCGCTTCACCGCTGATTATATTGAAGATCTCCCTGCATATATGAATAAGGGAACCAACACCATCGAAAAATGGCTGTATGCGTGGAAATGCTTCTGTATTCATTCGTTTGAGCAGCCGGAAATTTATTCGGTCATTTTCATGGAAGATCTTGGGTCGACTCCGGAAGAATTTCTTGACGAATACTATCGGATTTACAAAGAGGACCTGATCGGGCTGCCTGAGGCTATCAAACCTCTCGTTATGGAGCATAGTTTTGCAAAACGCAGTGCCACGTATATCCAGAGTGCAGTGGATGAAGGAATGCTTGCACAAAAAGATGTTAACTTTGCTGCCGATATCACATTGATGATTTGGAAAGGCATGATCAATACTGTGTTGAACAAGCGGCGGGACTTTTCTAAAGAGGAAGCAAGTGAAAAAACGTTGCTTTATGTCTATGAGAGTGTAATCCATTTAATCCCGCCGGAAAAACAATCCGAAATACATGTGGACCTTAAATTGTAA
- a CDS encoding M24 family metallopeptidase, with product MTTSNRLDQRLAQIRQCMEAKGIDAVLLTDPNNSYYVSGFRAISYSRPIVYIIQRDETAYVIPDLEKEHAEQEAAADDFFIYHESAQYAERETSFTALLNTILEDRLKGCVIGLEMDLTSASLYQLVKDMGHPIKDIGEDLIAMRAVKDDDELYWIEQAGRLSDIALEASFAHLNSGMSELEFDAYGDRKLLQTVSEEFPNIIAGFENWTCSGVERSSQPHLYSSTRVFMDNDVVVHSRQVWINQYRAENERTFLLGEPTDQQKHYLQLAIDAQKAAMKTVRPGVKAKDVDMAAFRVFEQAGMSDYIQHRTGHGLGLSEHEEPYLRFDNDLVLQEGMVYTIEPGIYVPGTGGFRHSDTVIVTKDGSRRVTYFPGELEDMLF from the coding sequence ATGACAACATCGAATCGATTGGATCAGCGCTTGGCGCAAATACGTCAGTGTATGGAAGCAAAAGGTATTGATGCAGTATTACTTACAGATCCGAATAACTCATATTATGTCAGTGGATTTCGTGCCATTTCGTACTCTCGTCCGATTGTTTACATCATACAGAGGGATGAAACGGCTTATGTTATCCCGGATTTGGAAAAGGAGCATGCGGAACAAGAAGCGGCCGCAGATGATTTTTTTATCTATCACGAATCAGCACAGTATGCTGAACGGGAGACATCCTTTACTGCTCTTTTGAACACAATTTTGGAGGATAGGTTGAAAGGCTGTGTCATTGGTTTGGAAATGGATTTGACCTCAGCTTCTTTGTACCAGCTTGTAAAGGATATGGGGCATCCAATCAAAGACATCGGCGAGGATTTGATTGCGATGCGTGCTGTTAAGGATGATGATGAATTGTATTGGATTGAACAGGCGGGCCGATTATCCGATATTGCTCTTGAGGCATCGTTCGCTCATTTAAATAGCGGCATGAGTGAGTTGGAGTTTGACGCATATGGCGATCGGAAATTGCTGCAGACTGTTTCCGAAGAGTTTCCGAATATCATTGCAGGGTTTGAAAATTGGACGTGTTCGGGTGTTGAACGGAGCTCTCAGCCACACCTCTATTCCAGTACGCGGGTATTTATGGATAATGATGTCGTTGTTCATAGTCGCCAAGTCTGGATTAATCAATACCGGGCTGAAAATGAACGCACATTTTTATTGGGCGAACCAACAGATCAGCAGAAACACTATTTACAGCTTGCAATCGATGCCCAAAAGGCGGCTATGAAAACGGTGCGCCCCGGTGTCAAAGCTAAAGATGTGGATATGGCCGCATTCCGTGTATTTGAACAAGCTGGCATGAGTGATTATATCCAGCACCGGACAGGACATGGTCTGGGGCTTTCGGAACATGAAGAACCTTATCTTCGCTTTGATAATGATTTAGTGCTTCAAGAAGGAATGGTATACACCATCGAACCTGGTATTTATGTGCCTGGTACCGGAGGGTTTCGGCATTCCGATACAGTTATCGTAACGAAGGATGGATCTAGGCGTGTTACGTATTTTCCCGGTGAATTGGAAGACATGCTGTTTTAA
- a CDS encoding BCCT family transporter, which produces MNQSRIEKTVFWPSLIFVVFATLLLVIFRDTVGPIVSEMMTGLTYRLDWAFEFLTIGLFIILIWLMVGRYGRVKLGNPEDKPEFSRFSWGGMLFCASMGTSIMFWSIVEPLYYYTGPPFGFEAESTEAAEYAVSYGLFHWGISAWALYALPAVVMAYSFFVRKNHSLKISAACQGVLGKHADGFLGKAIDVLVIWSMIGGLGTSLGLGVPMVAAVVGNLLGIEPSTWLNIAIIIVWTFIFSSSAYLGLYKGIRKLSDWNVYMALGLALFVIIVGPTLFILSYFTNSMGLMLDNFMRMSLNTDPISQGGFPQAWTVFYWAWFAATAPFIGIFVARISRGRSIRELVSNVLLWGSLGSWLYFGVFGGYAMNLDLTGKLDLTNVLSEQGETAVIVEVLNSLPLSALASVFFVILGFVFLATSLDSASYVIASVATKELGIKSEPARWHRLMWGILLSALAISLTVAGGLNVVQTSSVFVSVPVLIMYVLMAASLIKWLNKDEHIHTYVKSKK; this is translated from the coding sequence ATGAACCAATCAAGAATTGAAAAGACTGTTTTCTGGCCATCATTGATTTTCGTCGTTTTTGCAACATTACTGCTCGTTATTTTTCGTGATACGGTGGGGCCAATTGTTTCGGAAATGATGACAGGGCTGACTTATCGCTTGGACTGGGCATTTGAGTTTCTGACTATAGGTTTATTTATCATTCTTATTTGGCTGATGGTCGGCCGTTATGGACGGGTGAAACTGGGCAATCCTGAAGATAAGCCGGAATTTTCCCGTTTTAGCTGGGGCGGCATGCTGTTCTGTGCCAGTATGGGGACCAGCATTATGTTCTGGTCAATTGTTGAACCACTCTATTATTATACCGGCCCGCCGTTTGGTTTTGAAGCCGAATCGACAGAGGCTGCCGAATATGCAGTCAGCTATGGCCTGTTCCACTGGGGAATCTCAGCATGGGCCCTTTATGCGCTCCCAGCTGTGGTCATGGCTTACAGTTTTTTTGTCCGAAAAAATCATTCATTGAAAATCAGTGCAGCCTGCCAGGGTGTGCTGGGTAAGCATGCAGATGGTTTTCTTGGGAAAGCAATCGACGTGCTGGTCATTTGGAGTATGATTGGCGGGCTCGGAACATCTCTGGGTCTGGGTGTGCCAATGGTGGCAGCGGTAGTAGGTAATCTGTTGGGCATTGAGCCTTCAACATGGTTGAATATAGCGATCATTATCGTCTGGACGTTTATTTTCAGTTCCAGTGCATATCTTGGACTTTATAAAGGAATCAGGAAATTGAGTGACTGGAACGTCTACATGGCACTTGGTCTTGCTTTATTTGTGATTATTGTCGGACCGACTCTGTTTATTTTATCGTATTTCACCAACAGTATGGGGCTAATGCTTGATAATTTTATGCGCATGAGCTTGAATACGGATCCGATTAGCCAGGGAGGGTTCCCTCAGGCATGGACAGTTTTTTACTGGGCTTGGTTTGCGGCTACCGCGCCGTTCATTGGCATTTTTGTTGCGCGGATTTCTCGTGGCAGAAGCATTCGTGAGCTTGTTTCAAATGTTCTGCTTTGGGGGTCACTGGGAAGCTGGCTGTACTTTGGGGTATTCGGTGGTTATGCGATGAATCTTGATTTAACAGGAAAATTGGATTTGACAAATGTCCTTAGTGAACAGGGTGAGACGGCCGTTATTGTTGAAGTTCTAAATTCATTGCCGCTTTCGGCCCTTGCTTCAGTATTTTTTGTCATTCTTGGCTTTGTCTTTCTGGCAACATCACTGGATTCAGCCAGTTATGTGATTGCCAGTGTGGCAACAAAGGAACTCGGTATTAAATCTGAACCGGCCAGATGGCATCGGTTGATGTGGGGAATTCTATTATCAGCGCTGGCAATCAGCTTGACAGTCGCCGGCGGCCTGAATGTTGTTCAGACTTCTTCTGTGTTTGTATCGGTACCAGTGCTGATTATGTATGTATTGATGGCCGCCTCACTGATTAAATGGCTCAACAAAGATGAGCATATACACACTTATGTCAAAAGTAAAAAGTAA